A portion of the Panulirus ornatus isolate Po-2019 chromosome 43, ASM3632096v1, whole genome shotgun sequence genome contains these proteins:
- the LOC139762241 gene encoding methylmalonic aciduria type A protein, mitochondrial-like encodes MESSVMPGCERELWFWCITHDKTDDPLVQRLFKGLQAGRRASLAESITLVETSHPKKKLQARQLLTQVLQQAKKIGSIHGAKALSLRLGISGPPGAGKSTFIENFGKFLTKQGHKVAVLAVDPSSVTTGGSLLGDKTRMPELSCDMNAYIRPSPSRGHLGGVTRSTNEAIVLCEAAGFNVIIVETIGVGQSEISVSDMVDLFALLIPPGGGDELQGLKRGIMEMSDLIVVNKSDGDLVPAARRMQYEYVSALKYIRPKNKNWSTPVKRISSVTGEGIPELWNLMQKHRKIMEDCGEFVNRRKTQQQAWLWSHLKDSLVSAFITAPGMKEKISMMEIKVRDGILSPGDAADILLQHHIDELKLKSQMH; translated from the exons atggaaagttctgtgatgcCTGGTTGTGAacgggagctatggttttggtgcattacacatgaca AGACTGATGATCCATTGGTGCAGCGTTTGTTCAAGGGACTGCAAGCAGGCCGTCGAGCAAGCTTAGCTGAGTCGATCACACTCGTGGAAACTTCCCACCCTAAAAAGAAGCTGCAAGCCCGACAGTTATTAACACAAGTACTACAACAGGCTAAGAAAATTGGTTCTATCCATGGAGCCAAAGCTTTAAGCTTACGTCTTGGTATTTCTGGTCCTCCTGGAGCTGGCAAATCAACTTTCATAGAAAATTTTGGAAAGTTTTTAACTAAACAAGGTCATAAAGTAGCAGTATTGGCTGTTGATCCATCTTCAGTTACAACTGGAGGATCCCTTCTGGGAGATAAGACAAGAATGCCGGAACTCTCATGTGATATGAATGCTTACATacgcccatcaccatcacgtgGTCATCTGGGAGGGGTCACTCGATCAACTAATGAGGCCATTGTATTATGTGAGGCAGCAGGGTTCAACGTGATAATTGTAGAAACAATAGGTGTCGGTCAGAGTGAAATTTCTGTATCAGATATGGTAGATCTCTTCGCTCTTCTTATTCCacctgggggaggggatgagttaCAGGGATTAAAGAGAGGCATTATGGAGATGAGTGATCTTATTGTTGTCAATAAGAGTGATGGAGATCTTGTTCCTGCAGCTAGACGCatgcagtatgaatatgtatcagCTCTCAAATATATCCGTCCTAAAAATAAGAATTGGTCAACTCCTGTAAAACGAATATCGTCAGTAACAGGGGAAGGCATTCCTGAGTTGTGGAACCTTATGCAAAAACATAGGAAAATAATGGAGGACTGCGGTGAGTTTGTAAATCGGCGTAAAACCCAGCAACAAGCATGGTTATGGTCTCATCTAAAAGATAGCTTGGTCTCTGCTTTTATAACCGCCCCTGGAATGAAGGAAAAGATAAGTATGATGGAAATAAAAGTAAGAGATGGAATCTTGTCTCCAGGAGATGCTGCAGATATTCTTCTTCAGCATCATATTGATGAATTAAAACTGAAAAGTCAAATGCATTAA